From Vreelandella neptunia, the proteins below share one genomic window:
- a CDS encoding IS30 family transposase — translation MGYRQLTQSQRYQIFAYLETGISQRKIAKAIGVHSSTISREIKRNGLTSGYAPEQAQSASDQRRRTAWKVTKRLPSLIRWVTDQLMDEWSPQQISGFMANANGVCVSHQWIYALIWDDKKHGGTLWKRLRLPRQRRYQRQLAKRAGLGKIPHRVGIEQRPAKVEERRHIGHWEGDTVLKGHKESGLVTLVERRSGYLLAARLPTITATRTAQAMTRLLAPRRGAVHSITLDNGSEFAEHRKVAKAVSAKTYFCDPYRSCQRGTNENTNGLIRQYFPKGTDFRKVTNAELRSVVNKLNDRPRKRLGYRTPAQVFLGEYLGALETAGAALTS, via the coding sequence ATGGGATACCGACAACTGACCCAGAGCCAACGATACCAAATTTTTGCCTATCTTGAGACCGGCATTAGCCAGCGAAAGATAGCTAAGGCGATTGGTGTCCATAGCAGTACCATTAGTCGCGAGATAAAGCGCAACGGTCTGACCAGTGGTTATGCGCCTGAACAGGCTCAATCGGCAAGTGATCAGCGTCGACGCACTGCCTGGAAAGTGACGAAGCGGCTGCCCAGCCTGATTCGCTGGGTCACTGACCAATTGATGGACGAATGGAGCCCTCAGCAAATCAGTGGCTTCATGGCCAATGCCAACGGGGTCTGCGTAAGCCATCAATGGATCTATGCGTTAATCTGGGACGACAAGAAGCACGGTGGAACCTTATGGAAACGGCTCCGACTGCCACGCCAGCGGCGCTATCAGCGCCAATTGGCTAAGCGGGCGGGGTTAGGCAAAATCCCGCACCGAGTAGGCATTGAGCAGCGCCCTGCCAAGGTGGAAGAACGGCGCCATATCGGCCATTGGGAAGGCGACACGGTGCTTAAGGGCCACAAAGAATCTGGACTGGTGACCCTGGTCGAAAGACGCAGTGGCTACCTCTTGGCAGCGCGGCTGCCAACAATCACCGCCACTAGAACGGCTCAGGCAATGACGCGGTTATTGGCACCACGCCGAGGGGCAGTGCACTCCATCACTTTGGATAATGGGTCGGAATTCGCTGAGCACCGGAAAGTTGCCAAGGCCGTCTCGGCTAAGACCTATTTTTGCGACCCGTACCGCTCATGCCAGCGTGGTACTAATGAAAACACCAATGGTCTGATTAGGCAGTATTTTCCTAAAGGTACTGACTTTCGCAAAGTGACCAATGCCGAGCTACGAAGTGTCGTCAATAAGCTAAACGATAGACCAAGGAAGCGACTGGGATACCGAACCCCAGCGCAGGTGTTCTTAGGCGAATACTTAGGAGCACTAGAAACCGCAGGTGCTGCACTTACTAGTTGA
- a CDS encoding PIN domain-containing protein, which produces MIILDTNILSELMRPAPNMRVVNWLNAEEPLGVTITAITVAEILYGIERLPDGKRKQRFAQLAAEMFEEDFTDRVLPFDEVAAAYYPGFN; this is translated from the coding sequence GTGATTATTCTTGACACCAACATATTGTCGGAATTGATGCGCCCTGCGCCCAATATGAGGGTAGTTAATTGGCTTAATGCTGAGGAGCCTCTCGGCGTCACGATAACCGCTATTACCGTGGCCGAAATTCTTTACGGCATTGAACGTTTGCCTGATGGCAAGCGTAAGCAGCGCTTTGCACAGCTAGCCGCCGAGATGTTTGAAGAAGACTTTACCGACCGTGTTTTACCTTTTGATGAAGTAGCCGCTGCCTATTATCCTGGATTCAACTAG
- a CDS encoding FitA-like ribbon-helix-helix domain-containing protein — MATITVRNLDDELKAQLRVQAASHGHSMEEEVRLILRKALVKPQQGGLGSRIHQRFAAEGELELALPKREEKPRAADFES, encoded by the coding sequence ATGGCAACTATAACGGTGCGTAATTTGGATGATGAACTCAAAGCGCAGCTCCGCGTTCAAGCGGCGAGCCATGGGCATTCTATGGAAGAAGAGGTACGGCTTATTCTTCGCAAGGCGTTAGTAAAGCCACAACAGGGTGGGTTGGGAAGTCGCATTCATCAGCGTTTTGCCGCTGAGGGCGAATTGGAATTAGCGTTGCCAAAACGTGAGGAAAAGCCAAGAGCCGCGGACTTTGAGTCGTGA
- a CDS encoding serine hydrolase domain-containing protein, which produces MPRLSRRFVLALPFALPAVLSVMLLKWVDTAAAQADVLSAEESDPNRLGWMQGFPPVSERVIGQPDSNYFSFPKMRWTVCHFRELLPTKQVSRGLGSPSPLTYALDDAINGVMFTPLDGSEPMTWQASLNENYTDGLLILHQGQVVYEYYAGCLDEAGQHGAMSVTKSMTGLLGEILVAEGALDEEALVGDILPELANSAFGNATVQQLLEMTTGLAYSEDYSDPNAEIWAYNAAASPLLKPEGYSGPRTYYEYLATVQPEGEHGQVFGYKTINTDALGWVIARTTGESVTSLLSSRIWQRIGAEQDGYFTVDSIGTPFAGGGLSAGLRDMARVGQLVLSEGVIDGERLFPAAAIERIRQGGDRQAFAAAGYRYLPGGSYRGMWWSLHNDHGAFAARGVHGQTIYIDPTAEMVIVRFASHPVAGNAANDPTSLPAYQAVAEYLLEKAP; this is translated from the coding sequence ATGCCACGTTTATCCCGTCGGTTCGTCTTAGCATTGCCGTTTGCGCTTCCCGCCGTGTTGTCCGTCATGTTGCTTAAGTGGGTAGACACCGCCGCTGCGCAGGCTGACGTGTTAAGCGCCGAGGAATCAGACCCTAACCGGTTGGGCTGGATGCAGGGATTTCCGCCTGTTTCTGAACGGGTAATTGGCCAACCTGACTCCAATTACTTTAGCTTTCCTAAAATGCGCTGGACGGTGTGCCACTTCCGCGAATTGCTGCCCACTAAACAGGTAAGCCGTGGGTTAGGGTCACCTTCGCCGCTTACCTACGCGCTGGATGACGCCATCAACGGTGTGATGTTTACCCCGCTTGACGGTAGTGAACCCATGACGTGGCAGGCGTCGCTGAACGAGAACTACACTGATGGCCTGCTGATTCTTCATCAGGGGCAAGTAGTGTATGAGTACTACGCTGGCTGTTTAGATGAGGCGGGCCAGCACGGGGCAATGTCGGTGACTAAGTCGATGACCGGCCTGTTGGGGGAAATACTGGTAGCGGAAGGAGCGTTGGATGAAGAGGCGCTCGTCGGCGACATATTGCCAGAACTGGCCAATAGCGCTTTTGGCAATGCCACCGTGCAGCAGTTGCTAGAAATGACCACAGGCCTTGCCTATAGCGAAGATTACAGCGACCCCAATGCGGAAATTTGGGCTTACAACGCAGCGGCAAGCCCGCTCCTCAAGCCTGAAGGCTACTCTGGGCCACGCACTTACTATGAGTATTTAGCCACCGTACAGCCGGAAGGTGAGCATGGTCAGGTGTTTGGCTATAAAACAATCAATACCGATGCGCTCGGTTGGGTAATTGCGCGCACCACGGGCGAGTCAGTGACGTCGTTGCTGTCATCGCGAATTTGGCAACGCATAGGCGCCGAGCAGGATGGCTACTTTACCGTTGACTCCATCGGTACACCGTTTGCTGGTGGTGGTTTAAGTGCAGGCCTGAGGGATATGGCCAGAGTAGGACAGTTGGTGCTGAGTGAAGGTGTTATTGACGGAGAACGGCTATTTCCTGCTGCGGCGATAGAACGTATTCGTCAAGGGGGTGACAGGCAAGCGTTTGCCGCTGCAGGTTACCGCTATTTACCTGGCGGCAGTTACCGTGGCATGTGGTGGTCGCTGCATAACGACCATGGTGCATTTGCTGCCCGCGGTGTGCATGGGCAAACGATATACATCGACCCCACCGCGGAGATGGTAATAGTGCGCTTTGCATCACACCCGGTGGCAGGCAATGCCGCCAACGACCCCACCTCACTCCCAGCTTATCAGGCAGTGGCTGAGTATTTGTTGGAGAAAGCCCCTTAG
- a CDS encoding TRAP transporter large permease yields the protein MDTMTAALMFPGLFLLIFMGIPVAFSLITVSLVAGWFAFGPIIFQQLYGSIYSASSNYVLSSIPLFVLMGAILEKSGIAKNLFDAIQMWIGRLPGGLALTTIAMAAIFAAASGVVGAVEIMIGLMAIPAMRAYRYNNSLIAGTICAGGSLGTIIPPTVIVVVYAALAQLSIGALFAAIIFPGILMLSLFALYIIGRCWLRPQDGPAATAVNDDKPLSIKISITLRALVPPLLLMFAVLGSLLGGIASPTEAAAVGVAGAVILAVINGGITMPSLVDSLSLTVRITAMILLIVAGGTMFTGIFAVNGGGEMVSAIASGLGGGTTGVILFFLAVTFLLGFVLDWTSIVLICVPIFTPIIKQLGIDPIWFATLVLVTIQTSYLTPPMASSIFYLKSIAPSDITYGQMCRGVLPFIAVQLLTLAVVALFPAMATWLPDKIVGF from the coding sequence ATGGATACCATGACGGCTGCCCTGATGTTCCCAGGACTGTTCTTATTAATCTTTATGGGTATTCCTGTTGCTTTCTCACTGATTACCGTCTCATTAGTGGCTGGCTGGTTCGCCTTTGGGCCTATTATTTTTCAGCAACTTTACGGCAGTATTTATAGCGCTTCATCTAATTACGTTCTCTCCTCAATTCCACTCTTTGTGCTTATGGGCGCGATACTTGAGAAATCGGGTATAGCCAAAAACCTCTTCGATGCTATTCAAATGTGGATTGGTCGATTACCTGGCGGGTTGGCACTCACCACGATTGCCATGGCGGCCATATTTGCGGCGGCCTCTGGCGTCGTTGGTGCGGTAGAGATAATGATTGGATTAATGGCTATACCTGCCATGCGAGCTTACCGCTATAACAATTCGCTGATTGCGGGGACTATTTGTGCAGGCGGCTCTTTAGGCACGATTATTCCACCTACGGTCATTGTTGTCGTATATGCGGCGCTTGCTCAACTATCCATCGGCGCGTTATTTGCAGCGATTATTTTTCCCGGCATCTTGATGTTGTCTCTTTTCGCTCTTTATATCATTGGGCGTTGTTGGTTGCGGCCTCAAGATGGCCCTGCCGCTACGGCCGTTAATGATGATAAACCTCTTAGCATTAAAATCAGCATTACGCTTAGAGCTTTAGTGCCACCTTTGCTATTAATGTTTGCGGTACTTGGGTCGCTGTTGGGTGGTATCGCGTCACCCACAGAAGCTGCTGCCGTTGGTGTTGCTGGCGCAGTGATCCTAGCTGTCATCAATGGTGGAATCACCATGCCTTCATTGGTTGATTCTCTATCACTAACGGTGCGCATTACAGCTATGATTCTGCTTATTGTGGCTGGGGGCACGATGTTTACTGGCATCTTCGCAGTCAATGGTGGCGGCGAGATGGTGTCCGCAATAGCTAGTGGCTTGGGTGGTGGTACAACAGGTGTCATCCTATTTTTTCTAGCCGTCACTTTCTTACTGGGGTTTGTCCTTGACTGGACATCGATTGTTTTAATCTGCGTACCAATATTCACCCCTATCATCAAACAGCTGGGTATTGATCCTATTTGGTTTGCCACGCTAGTGTTGGTAACTATCCAAACTAGTTACCTGACTCCGCCTATGGCATCGTCAATCTTCTATTTAAAGTCGATTGCACCCAGCGATATTACCTATGGGCAAATGTGTAGAGGTGTCCTGCCATTTATCGCGGTGCAATTGCTAACACTGGCGGTGGTGGCATTATTCCCAGCAATGGCTACATGGCTGCCTGATAAGATAGTGGGCTTTTAA
- a CDS encoding TRAP transporter small permease subunit — MTIMFFNLVDQLSKISAWLSKLALIILAVAMLYEVIARYVFNASTIWAFDISYMATGIAFMLGVAWTAQVDGHVKVDVLSSLMPKRISRIITGIAYIVVLFPTLSLVAWFGWKKSLSAFTTNEVEMVSTWAPKMWPFYTCIAFGLTLLALQVLVIGLRSFIDNTHHNKAN; from the coding sequence ATGACTATTATGTTTTTTAATTTAGTGGATCAGCTGTCAAAAATATCGGCTTGGCTAAGTAAGTTGGCGCTCATTATCTTAGCGGTGGCGATGTTATATGAAGTAATCGCTCGCTACGTTTTTAATGCATCTACCATCTGGGCTTTCGATATCTCGTATATGGCCACAGGCATTGCGTTTATGCTCGGTGTCGCCTGGACAGCGCAGGTAGATGGCCACGTTAAAGTGGATGTTTTAAGCAGCCTTATGCCCAAACGTATTTCTCGTATTATCACGGGAATCGCTTATATCGTTGTGTTATTCCCCACCCTTTCGCTTGTCGCCTGGTTTGGCTGGAAAAAATCGCTATCAGCCTTCACAACCAATGAAGTTGAAATGGTCAGTACATGGGCACCTAAAATGTGGCCGTTTTACACCTGTATTGCCTTCGGCTTGACGCTTCTTGCACTACAAGTTCTGGTGATTGGGCTGCGTTCGTTTATTGATAATACCCATCATAATAAGGCCAACTAA
- the dctP gene encoding TRAP transporter substrate-binding protein DctP, translating into MKTDLNTKQWLSCVIAAIALSSPVYAADVEWRVPTSVPGGSPFYENFLQRFADNAEMLTAGRVDIRPFGAGVIVPALQVYDAVKEGTVEAGHSTPSYLVNQNPINAIFAGFPGGMGPQPYINWIYEGGGQEALQEIRASEGLHSLIVGIGSTEIFAHSNVPINGPDDLDGLKYRTSGPWAEVVREYYNAVPTVVPPGDIYTLLQRKGVDAIEWATPSSNYPEGFHEAARYIIVPGVHQPTFLWEVVVRQDTWDQVPDDLKQLIESAAKLTTYEGLSNFYHNDLIAMEDYRAGKNEVISLDDGFVEELSENGRAWIAARAAAESDAGNPAMEEILENYQAYQARWNAQKDYLITD; encoded by the coding sequence ATGAAAACAGATTTAAATACAAAGCAGTGGCTTTCTTGCGTTATAGCAGCAATAGCGCTTTCTTCTCCCGTTTATGCTGCCGACGTTGAGTGGCGAGTACCCACTTCAGTACCGGGAGGCTCACCGTTTTATGAAAACTTTCTTCAGCGGTTCGCTGACAATGCAGAGATGCTTACCGCAGGGAGAGTTGATATCAGGCCTTTTGGCGCAGGTGTGATTGTGCCTGCACTGCAGGTCTATGATGCGGTCAAAGAAGGCACCGTAGAGGCTGGTCATTCCACCCCTAGTTACTTAGTTAATCAAAATCCTATCAACGCAATTTTTGCTGGGTTTCCAGGCGGCATGGGACCACAGCCGTATATCAACTGGATTTACGAAGGGGGCGGCCAAGAAGCGCTGCAAGAAATTCGCGCTAGCGAAGGGCTGCATTCATTGATCGTGGGAATTGGTTCTACAGAAATATTTGCTCACTCCAACGTGCCCATTAACGGGCCTGATGACCTGGACGGCTTAAAGTACCGTACTTCCGGGCCGTGGGCTGAAGTTGTGCGGGAGTACTACAATGCGGTGCCTACCGTTGTGCCGCCCGGTGATATCTATACGTTGTTACAACGTAAAGGCGTTGACGCCATTGAATGGGCAACCCCTTCCAGCAATTATCCTGAAGGTTTTCATGAAGCAGCCCGTTACATCATCGTGCCCGGCGTGCATCAACCCACATTTCTATGGGAAGTCGTTGTTCGTCAGGATACATGGGATCAAGTGCCTGACGATTTAAAGCAGCTTATTGAGTCAGCTGCCAAATTGACGACCTACGAAGGCCTTAGCAATTTCTACCATAACGACCTAATCGCCATGGAAGATTACCGTGCCGGTAAAAACGAAGTGATCAGCTTGGACGATGGCTTTGTTGAAGAGCTATCGGAGAATGGTCGTGCTTGGATCGCTGCCCGGGCAGCGGCAGAGAGTGATGCTGGTAATCCAGCCATGGAAGAAATTTTAGAAAATTACCAAGCCTATCAAGCGCGCTGGAATGCTCAGAAAGACTACCTCATCACCGATTAA
- a CDS encoding 4-hydroxyproline epimerase produces the protein MKRIRVIDSHTAGEPTRLVMEGFPLLPGTTMAEKRDALRTSHDQWRRACMLEPRGHDVLVGALYCAPESPDATCGVIFFNNTGYLGMCGHGTIGLVASLHHLGLISSGDHKIDTPVGPISATLHDDGAVTVRNVPAYRYRQQVPLEVPGFGRVHGDIAWGGNWFFLISDHGQSLTLDNVEVLTNFTWAVRQALEAAAITGEDGGLIDHIELFADDAVADSRNFVLCPGKAYDRSPCGTGTSAKLACLAADGKLAPGATWVQASICDSQFEGYYEWEGDRIRPYIKGRAYLSADTTLLIDEQDPFAWGITAS, from the coding sequence ATGAAACGCATACGTGTGATTGATTCCCATACGGCGGGTGAACCGACAAGGCTAGTCATGGAGGGGTTTCCCTTACTGCCTGGCACCACTATGGCGGAAAAGCGTGACGCTCTGCGCACATCCCATGATCAGTGGCGGCGCGCCTGCATGTTAGAGCCTCGCGGGCATGATGTGCTGGTGGGGGCGCTTTACTGTGCACCTGAATCGCCGGATGCGACCTGCGGGGTCATCTTCTTCAACAATACCGGGTATCTGGGCATGTGCGGCCACGGCACTATAGGGCTGGTGGCCTCCCTGCATCACCTGGGCTTGATATCATCTGGCGATCACAAAATCGACACGCCAGTTGGCCCGATCAGTGCAACCCTGCATGACGACGGCGCCGTTACCGTGCGCAATGTGCCCGCCTATCGCTATCGCCAGCAAGTGCCCTTGGAGGTACCAGGCTTCGGGCGGGTACACGGCGATATTGCCTGGGGTGGCAACTGGTTTTTCCTGATTAGCGACCATGGTCAATCACTGACCCTCGACAACGTCGAAGTGCTGACTAACTTCACCTGGGCCGTTCGTCAGGCGCTGGAGGCTGCGGCCATTACCGGCGAAGACGGCGGCCTGATCGATCATATCGAGCTGTTTGCCGATGACGCCGTGGCTGATAGCCGTAATTTCGTGCTCTGCCCTGGCAAGGCGTATGACCGCTCCCCCTGTGGCACTGGCACCAGCGCCAAGCTGGCGTGCCTGGCGGCGGATGGCAAGCTGGCGCCCGGCGCAACCTGGGTGCAGGCAAGTATCTGTGACAGCCAGTTTGAGGGGTACTACGAATGGGAGGGTGATCGCATTCGCCCCTACATTAAGGGTCGCGCCTACCTGAGCGCCGACACCACCCTTTTGATTGATGAGCAAGACCCATTCGCCTGGGGAATCACTGCCTCGTAA